A single genomic interval of Microbacterium sp. zg-Y1090 harbors:
- a CDS encoding DNA/RNA non-specific endonuclease: MDAGYDPLFLGPAVPLPTTGRPTVRLDYPRFTVELDPERRLAAITAVNIDGAALRDLPRTGEWRLDERVPSSQQAGPAIYAGNDLDRGHLVRRRDPGWGDADIARAATEATFRYPNAAPQASGFNQSKELWLGLEDHVLEYAQATDQRLSVFTAPVLADDDPPYRGIRIPLRFWKVAAWLSPAGLAATGFILDQSELVDTRTGAVASPPLGGFRTFQVPIDRIAEVTGLDWGALPDADVLRGQGVTAARPLEDPSDIVL, encoded by the coding sequence ATGGACGCCGGCTACGACCCCCTGTTCCTCGGCCCCGCCGTGCCGCTGCCGACAACTGGGCGACCTACCGTGCGCCTGGACTACCCGCGCTTCACGGTCGAGCTCGATCCCGAACGCCGGCTGGCCGCGATCACCGCGGTGAACATCGACGGCGCCGCCCTGCGCGACCTGCCGCGGACGGGCGAGTGGCGGCTCGACGAGAGGGTGCCCTCCTCGCAGCAGGCCGGTCCCGCGATCTACGCCGGGAACGACCTCGACCGTGGGCACCTCGTGCGCCGCCGTGACCCGGGCTGGGGCGACGCCGACATCGCCCGCGCCGCCACCGAGGCCACCTTCCGCTACCCGAACGCCGCGCCGCAGGCCTCCGGATTCAATCAGTCGAAGGAACTCTGGCTCGGCCTCGAGGACCACGTGCTGGAGTACGCGCAGGCCACCGACCAGCGACTGTCGGTGTTCACCGCACCGGTGCTGGCCGACGACGATCCGCCGTATCGCGGCATCCGCATTCCGCTGCGGTTCTGGAAGGTCGCGGCGTGGCTCTCCCCGGCGGGCTTGGCTGCGACCGGCTTCATCCTCGACCAGAGCGAGCTGGTCGACACGCGCACCGGCGCCGTGGCGTCGCCACCGCTCGGCGGGTTCCGCACGTTCCAGGTGCCCATCGACCGCATCGCGGAGGTGACGGGCCTCGACTGGGGAGCCCTGCCCGACGCGGATGTGCTCCGCGGCCAGGGAGTCACTGCTGCCCGCCCGCTCGAGGACCCGAGCGACATCGTGCTCTGA
- a CDS encoding ThuA domain-containing protein, whose amino-acid sequence MSPLAHPTAVIASGSGRYADPWHPFPRTSALLADTLRAAGFQVVVDDDVDAAMTRLDDAALLVVNAGDPWRDDASRTNRPPAASVTGLDQALARGIGVLAMHLSVGSLRDYPSWAPAIGGMWIPGASWHPEIADVEITGGTLPDGTPADDFTVFDERYCRLQQLGERSVVATHVTDGERMPTAWVRTYGAARVAVDTLGHDERSYDSAGHRRLIGTLARWAAGA is encoded by the coding sequence ATGAGCCCGCTCGCCCACCCCACCGCCGTCATCGCCAGCGGGAGCGGCCGATACGCCGACCCGTGGCATCCGTTCCCCCGCACGAGCGCGCTGTTGGCCGACACTCTGCGCGCGGCCGGATTCCAGGTCGTCGTCGACGACGACGTGGATGCCGCGATGACCCGGCTCGACGATGCAGCGCTGCTGGTGGTCAACGCCGGCGACCCCTGGCGCGATGACGCCTCCCGCACGAACCGCCCCCCGGCGGCCTCGGTGACCGGTCTCGATCAGGCCCTCGCGCGCGGAATCGGCGTGCTCGCGATGCACCTGTCGGTCGGCTCCCTCCGCGACTACCCGTCGTGGGCGCCCGCGATCGGAGGCATGTGGATCCCCGGGGCGTCGTGGCATCCGGAGATCGCCGATGTCGAGATCACCGGCGGCACGCTTCCCGACGGGACCCCCGCCGACGACTTCACCGTGTTCGACGAGCGTTACTGCCGCCTGCAGCAGCTGGGCGAGCGCTCGGTCGTCGCGACGCACGTCACCGACGGCGAGCGGATGCCGACGGCCTGGGTGCGCACCTACGGCGCGGCCCGCGTGGCCGTCGACACCCTCGGACACGACGAGCGGTCGTACGACTCGGCGGGACACCGCCGGCTCATCGGCACCCTCGCCCGCTGGGCCGCCGGCGCCTGA
- a CDS encoding SDR family oxidoreductase: MTIQDPREKHHDDEFTAQQQEQPGLTDDTMPEPDHGEKSYRGSGRLEGRRALITGGDSGIGRAVAIAYAREGADVAIVYLPEEQDDADDTVALIREAGRTAVALPGDIRDESFATSIVADTVEQLGGLDIVVLNAAYQKDRDGIENLPTEGFDRVFRTNLYGMLWTARAAVPHLQPGASLIVTASVQAYSPSPSLVDYAMTKAAQVAFVQAMAEELGPRGIRVNAVAPGPIWTPLIPATGWDAERLAEFGQDTPLGRAGQPAELAGAYVYLASEDGSFTSGAVLPVTGGKHL; encoded by the coding sequence ATGACCATCCAGGATCCGCGCGAGAAGCACCACGACGACGAGTTCACCGCGCAGCAGCAGGAACAGCCCGGTCTCACCGACGACACCATGCCCGAACCCGATCACGGCGAGAAGAGCTACCGGGGCAGCGGCCGGCTCGAAGGACGCCGCGCCCTCATCACCGGCGGCGACTCGGGAATCGGGCGGGCGGTCGCCATCGCCTACGCCCGTGAGGGCGCCGACGTCGCCATCGTGTACCTGCCCGAGGAGCAGGACGACGCCGACGACACGGTCGCCTTGATCCGCGAGGCCGGCCGCACCGCCGTCGCGCTGCCCGGCGACATCCGCGACGAGTCCTTCGCGACGAGCATCGTCGCCGACACCGTCGAGCAACTCGGCGGTCTCGACATCGTCGTGCTCAACGCGGCGTATCAGAAGGACCGCGACGGCATCGAGAACCTCCCCACCGAGGGGTTCGACCGCGTCTTCCGCACGAACCTCTACGGCATGCTGTGGACCGCCCGTGCCGCCGTGCCGCACCTGCAGCCGGGCGCGTCGCTCATCGTCACCGCATCCGTGCAGGCATACAGCCCGTCGCCCTCGCTGGTGGACTACGCCATGACCAAGGCGGCTCAGGTCGCCTTCGTGCAGGCGATGGCGGAGGAGCTGGGCCCGCGCGGCATCCGCGTGAACGCCGTCGCGCCCGGCCCGATCTGGACGCCGCTCATTCCCGCCACCGGCTGGGACGCGGAGCGTCTGGCGGAGTTCGGCCAGGACACGCCGCTGGGCCGTGCCGGCCAGCCGGCGGAGCTCGCCGGCGCCTACGTCTACCTCGCCTCCGAGGACGGCTCGTTCACGTCGGGAGCCGTGCTTCCGGTCACCGGCGGCAAGCACCTCTAG
- a CDS encoding serine hydrolase domain-containing protein → MLQFRRARRVATVIAAVVGMALAVSACSSEGPTVLPAVPEQVDAPLPEETRAQLQAAVERAMVATGSTGAIVGVWAPWSGQWVEGLGTSTPGGEAVTTDMRFRVAGITRAMTCDVLDAVAAAGTVSRDDSVTEWITGMPGYEDITLEQLCDSTSGIASYGPRIADRVLTTPQRVWNPKELAAYGMGSDRTGAPGAAFVDSDTGYVLLGIALERATGMTAAEMYRTYVAEPLGLDATGLPAPTRDLAAVEAPFLAGLYSADNAEGAVDCLAPRDLTSLSASSGYTATGVVSDIDDLGLYVQALATSSLPGAGEDRFASPLPVSPDAPSWNTAAGGAYQAGSLIGQYGSVPGYITGAFADPATGMAVAVVLNNSRATAAIGEYLAWELAAIASKAPAAAGQTAPTAGLPWTAEQYAEQIAASAVCAAPEG, encoded by the coding sequence ATGCTGCAGTTCCGCCGCGCACGTCGCGTTGCGACCGTGATCGCCGCCGTCGTCGGCATGGCGCTCGCCGTCAGCGCGTGCTCCAGCGAGGGCCCGACGGTGCTGCCGGCCGTGCCCGAGCAGGTCGATGCCCCGCTGCCGGAGGAGACCCGCGCGCAGCTGCAGGCCGCCGTCGAGCGCGCGATGGTCGCCACCGGGTCCACCGGGGCGATCGTCGGCGTCTGGGCACCGTGGAGCGGCCAATGGGTCGAAGGGCTCGGCACGTCCACGCCCGGCGGCGAGGCCGTGACCACCGACATGCGCTTCCGGGTCGCCGGCATCACCCGCGCGATGACGTGCGATGTGCTGGATGCCGTGGCCGCCGCCGGCACCGTGTCGCGCGACGACTCGGTGACGGAGTGGATCACCGGCATGCCCGGTTACGAGGACATCACCCTCGAGCAGCTGTGCGACTCCACCAGCGGCATCGCGTCGTACGGCCCGCGCATCGCCGATCGCGTGCTGACCACGCCGCAGCGGGTGTGGAACCCGAAGGAGCTGGCCGCGTACGGGATGGGATCGGACCGCACCGGCGCGCCCGGGGCGGCGTTCGTCGATTCCGACACCGGCTACGTGCTGCTGGGCATCGCCCTGGAGCGCGCCACCGGCATGACCGCGGCGGAGATGTACCGCACGTACGTCGCCGAGCCGCTCGGGCTGGATGCCACCGGTCTGCCGGCGCCGACCCGTGACCTCGCCGCCGTCGAGGCGCCTTTCCTGGCCGGACTGTACTCGGCCGACAACGCGGAGGGCGCCGTCGACTGCCTCGCCCCGCGCGACCTCACCTCGCTGTCCGCGAGCAGCGGTTACACCGCCACCGGCGTGGTCTCCGACATCGACGATCTCGGCCTCTACGTGCAGGCGCTGGCGACCTCGTCCCTGCCCGGGGCGGGGGAGGACCGCTTCGCGTCGCCGTTGCCGGTGAGCCCGGACGCACCCTCGTGGAACACCGCCGCCGGCGGTGCGTACCAGGCAGGATCGCTCATCGGCCAGTACGGCTCGGTACCCGGCTACATCACCGGGGCCTTCGCCGACCCGGCGACGGGCATGGCCGTCGCGGTCGTGCTGAACAACTCCCGCGCGACGGCCGCCATCGGCGAGTATCTGGCGTGGGAGCTCGCGGCCATCGCGTCGAAGGCGCCCGCCGCCGCCGGGCAGACCGCTCCGACCGCCGGCCTGCCGTGGACGGCCGAGCAGTACGCCGAGCAGATCGCGGCTTCGGCCGTCTGCGCCGCGCCAGAGGGCTGA